The genomic interval acattaaataataataaaaaagtatagaggagagagaaataataataaataaataaagatatggTAAATTATAGAGTAGCTGGTGTACAATGCATTGAAAAgagattatctaaatttaataaagttgatgatttaccttaaattttagagatattgatagggaaactgatgtggatgctctaatagAGTTTCTTcatctccacctctttattccattcatatTTTCAATAATTAATGACAGTGCAGGTAGAGGTAGAGGTCGTGGCGATGCTTTGGGAAAGTCATGGCAGTAAGATGGAGAGGGGATGTGTCTAGATCTCACTAGTTCGTGGCTGAACAAGCTCGACTTCGCCAAGTTGTGGCCATGAGCTCATGGCTTGACCAAGCTCATAGCCGGCCAAGCTCCTGGCCATGAGTTCGTGGCCAACCAAGCTCCTGGTCGCGAGCTCGCGGCCAACCGAGCTCCTGGCCGGTCGAGCTCGCGGCCTCGAGCTCGCGACGGGAAGCTAGGGGAGAGGAGAGGGAAGGAGAGAGGAGCGTATCAACGGAGAGGAAAAAAGGTTGAGTGTCAAAGAGATCGGAGAGGAGAGGAGTTAGCCGGAGATTGGGGCCATGAGTAAAACTGCTGGAGAGAGGAGAAGTCAGGAATTGAGAGATCAAAATTAGGAACGAAACCCTAATTTTGATCTCCCAAACTAGCAACAAAACTAGGTTTCCGTCGCTAATTAGTGATGAAAAATCTAATTAATTCCATCACGAATTAGCGATGGAAACCTAATTCCATAGCTAATTAGCGATAGAACAACGATAGAATTAGATTTTCTGTTCCTAATTAATGATGAAAATCTAATTCAATTGCTAGGTTTTCATTGCTAATTTGGTCGTTAAAATCGATTATTTTTGTAATGAAGTTGTCTGAATGATGCAATAATAATGAATCTATGTTAACTAGTTGAAATGATATAtataattctttaaaaattatgctTCCAAATAATTTTGTCCCTAATTCAAGGGTTTTCGTGTAGCAGTGAGTGCCAATTAATATGTTGTACAAGGCTTTGTGTAAAAAGAAAAAATGTTCTTGCTTTATAATGTGAGCATATTTTGAAAAAGCAACACCGTGAGCTTATTTTGAAAACTTCAAATAGACCCGTTCTGTTGCAAGAAGCATTTTGATAATAGTTGATTTCCATGAAGTTGGTATAAAATACCTTTTCATAGGGTGACTTGTTCGATTTTTTTATTTACCTTTTTATATATATGACTATAGAGTTAATCATGTGGGACGGGGTCAGCGtatgataaaaaataaatattttgataaatttagttgAAAAAATAAGTATGAATATTTAAGCTAATGTGATTCGGACAAGGTTTATTGGTCGAACCCTAATGCCTAGCTAGGTAATGTTGATCAAGGTAGGACATGAGGGGAGGCCTAAAAGGCCTCAGCCTGATTCCCAGCCACTTAGGAGATCCTAAAATATTTATTATAGATTAAttataagttaaaaaattaatttttttaatccttAAAAACCTAATTATCCAAACATATAGATGGTCTAAATAAATGTTTAGGTCCCTTTTAAATCATATAACaaaaaaggtaaaaaaatttACAACATATATACACTGTGATGTGGTGATGACCGATACTGAATCAGTGTACAATCTATTTTCTTTGATATTTCATTGTCTTTcactttttttaattattttttaaataaaatatatgtataatTCATGCATATATTTATGTGTATTGTGTTGATATTGTTTGAGTTAGATTTAAAATCTTTGatgaattattatttatatatatatatatatttattgtcTTCAGTTAGTTCTTACTTTAATTGATTAAATGTTTAAGAGAGGTGGACTCTTCATATTGATACATTCATAATTCAGATAGTATATTTATGctaatatagtttttttttaaaaaaaaaatgagtgaAATGATTTCATATGTTCATTTTCTGCTGTACATACCTGAGTTGATGTAGTCATGGTTCTAGAATTTGTTTCCTTGGTCAACCATGTGTCTGTTTTGAGTTTCATTAGTCAACGGGAGCACTCATGGCGTGAACATCAAGTGACGcttgaaaatttcaaattgacTTTGTCAAAGCACGTGCTTCTGATAGTCTTCCATTTCAGTAGGCAGAATAGAAAATTATACTCCAACCAAAAGCGACAAAACCAAACTATACTCGTTAAATTTGCCCCAAAAAATCACACCATTAATTATGAATATTTATAGAGATAATAATATTCTActgtaaattaaaataataatcagaaGTCAAAGGGAGTTTTCCCCCCAAATCATCACAGACGcatacttgattttttttttattaaaaaagatattttattatttataattacTCATTATTTCTAATCTAAATATGCATTATAACCAATAatatatacttaatttatttaacGATAGGAATTTATATTGTAATAATTACTATTATATTATTATAGCAGTTGATTTCAATATATCCGattgaataaaaattaaataggAAATTTGGACGGAGATAATAAGAAAGATAATTGTGTAATTGTGGTGAGCGTCTTTTTCGCCCGGATGATTTAGAAAAATAGAGACACCTTCCGTTTTTgcctaataaaaataaaaataaaaaataaaaaatatatttgccTTCCTTGGCACATGGGAGTTGAACATTATAACACTGCCTCCCTTTATGTCTCTCACTCCGTATAAAGATTAAacacaagaggagaagaagagagggagagggagagggagagggagggatGGCAAGCAAAGCTCAAGAATCCCCGCTGAACCCTAATGTCTTCACCCTCGACTCGCCTCACCCAGTCTACGCCATGGCCTTCTCCTCTTCCACCGCCGCCTCCTCTCCGCGTCTCGCCCTGGGCTCCTTCTTGGAGGAGTATGGCAACCGCGTCGAACTGGTGGGCTTCGACGACGACGCCCTCGCCTTCCGCCCCGAGCCAGCTCTCTCCTTCGACCACCCTTACCCTCCCACCAAGCTCATGTTCCACCCCCTCACAATCCCTCTCCTAGCCTCCGCCTCCGACTCGCTCCGCATCTGGCACGTCGGCTCCGACGCCACCGACCTCCGCTCCCTCCTCGACAGCAGCAAGTCCAGCGGATACTGCGCGCCCCTCACATCCTTCGACTGGAACGACCTCGAGCCCCGCCGCATCGGCACCTCCTCTATCGACACCACCTGCACGATTTGGGACGTCGACCGTGGCGTCATCGAGACGCAGCTCATCGCCCACGATAAGGAGGTGTATGACATTGCCTGGGGCGAGGCCGGCGTCTTTGCCTCCGTCTCGGCTGACGGATCTGTCCGCATCTTCGACCTCCGCGACAAGGAACACTCTACCATTATCTACGAGAGCCTTCGTCCCGACACCCCCCTCCTCCGCCTCGCCTGGAACAAAATTGACCGCTGCTACATGGCCGTCACCATGATGGATAGCAACCGCGTCGTCGTGCTTGACATCCGCTACCCTACCGCCCCCGTTGCCGAACTTCAGAAACACCGCGCCAGCGTCAACGCCATCGCTTGGGCGCCGCAGGCCGCGCGGCATATTTGCTCCGCGGGGGATGATGGTCAGGCGCTGATCTGGGAATTGCCTGCGGCCGCAGCAGGTAGTGGATCCTCGACGGCGGCCACCACCGCAGTAGCTCCAGAGGGCATAGATCCAGTTCTGGTCTACCCAGCTGGCTCGGAAATCAACCAGCTTCAGTGGTCTGCTGCACACCCTGATTGGATTGGAATCGCCTTCTCCAACAAGGTGCAGCTGCTTAGGGTCTGAATAGACTTAGTGAATACCTAAAAGGTATGCTTCGCGACGCATCCCCGAGTTTTATATTTCCCGACTTTCAAGCTTCATTTCTCAGTTCTCTTCTTTAACAAATTGCAAATCATAGTTGCCATTTCTCCGAGGAACAATTAGATTAACATACAAGTGCTACTGTCAGTTATGTTTGCATTTGAAAGTGAGTAAacatgttagttttttttttttcctgttgAAAATCATAAATCCTCTCGTTTAACCGGGATCTCCGATTGTGAAGATCCAAGTTTCAACATAAACGCCCTGGTTCCCAGTTCTACATGAGATTACTTATTCCAAAGTACCCTAATCCCTGGATCTATTTGTGGGAGGTAAAAAGTGGATCTAGATAGTCAATGGAACTCCAACGTATCCTCATAAGCTATCCAAACAAGTGAACAGGTGCTACTTAATTCTTTCAATTAAAGCATGCCATTGAGGAGTTTTTTTGTTTGTTGAACGCAACTATGCAAGCTTTTAGAAACAATAATTGGTTTCATACTACATAATTGCCGCCTAGTCTTGAATGTGGCTGCCAATGTGATTTTTGTAGGAAAGAGGACAACGACAATCACACTACTGAATTAAAGCTTGTCATCAAAGCTTGTTTGGTTTGTTCAACACCTATACACCCACTTTTATAGATTACAGTATCATACTACATAACTGGCGCCTGCTTCTGAATGTGAACCATAAAAGCAGGCTACGTTAGTCCCAACTAATTTGGGTCAGCTATATAGATATAAAGACTATACCTCTGGTgatttttaatcttttaagtCACTTTTAGTTACATTACATAGGGGTTGTAGGAAAATGACCAAGTTCTATTATTTAATGAGTAGGAGGAAAAGGTTTTTAGATGCCATTGAAGCCCATATGTTCTGAGTTGTTTTTACCAGTAATATGGGTACGCATATGCTTCAAATAGCTTGGTGAAGTGCATTTAGGTTCAAATCTGAGAAACAACTAGAAAGCAGTAGCCAACAGGCAGATTTAGATAAATGTATCATATTTAATCTTTTATTTCTGGCAACAGCCTTCTATTTACTTGGTTTTCTTATTATCTATCAATTAATTGAATGGACTTGGTTTTTATATGCACTTTAATGTTCTGATGGTAATTAATCAATCCCATTAGTCCACACATATATTATTACATGCCAGCTAAATTGAgtcaaaacaacaacaacaacaaaatgcAACAAACTGGATATTGATCTCAATATTTAACTTTGCTTCTGCAACCTGGAATTCTTTAGATGCTGATAGCCAGAAGTCTTGGATAGCTTTTCTAAAGAAGCTATGATACAATACAGATTTGATTTTCTGTCATCATTTATCTTTGTCCAAATCTGAAGTTCTCCATTTCTTTCATATAGGAAAGATGATCCAGAATAAATTTGCAATAATAATTTCAAAGCTAATATCTTGTATAAGACAGGATCTTGATTCATAAAAAAGTTGGAGACGATTGTTTTAGCCACATTGATAAGGTGAAGCATTCAGCTTGTCTCTTCGGGAGGACAAGAATGTCATCCTTTTCCATTGCTTTTCAAAATAAAACATTTCAATTGTTTTCATTACAGTTTTAATTGTCCTGTACTGGACGTCCACCAAAATCATATAGATTTGTCTTAGATAAAAATGGAACAAGCTTGCTCCTGCAGTTTTTCCTGTCAATCATAGGTTTGATTTGGTTGCTTGATGATTAGTTATATTGACTAACCCAAGCTTTTATACAAGTAAATGAATAGGTGGGCTTAAGCATTTTTTTTCTAACACTAAAgatttttctttctcttgtgATCTTTTATTAATTATTCCATTCCTTTGACTTTCCACTTTTggaattagttatgtatgtctcCGGTTCTCTTTTGGTTCTTGAATTTGTTCTccatttttgttttgattttggtGAGAAACATTCTAAAAATCAGGTTACATTCTCAATTTCACATTCACGTGCCTTTCTGTAATAATTATATATGTTTATGTCGTACTGTATTCTAAGAAATGccttcaagtttcaattaaaTCTGATTGTTTTATTCGAGgtttcatttttatttcttttgactAATTCGATGAGtttcttatttctattttcaTTAATGCTGATTTTTTTTGCCAAAATAATTTGGGTTATCTTAGGTAGCATACTGAAAGTGAAATTTTAGAGTCTGGAATGAGCAACACCTCCAGTTCATATATTTGGTCTAGTGAGTTATCCTACACATGAACCTGGCATTAGTGTCTCCTTATTGTATTTCTTCATATGAGATGCTCAAGAATTGTAGATGAGCAATCTTGAGTTATGTTATGAATTtaagaaagttttcttttaacaaAGGTAATTTCTTATCCATTTGAATCTGGTGTTCTTATAAAGTTCCTCTTCCAGCTATTGTCTTTGTTTGCATACCTAAGTAATACTGTAAGAAGATTAGAAAGTAGTAAATAATTTGGTGagataatttatagaaaattgaAGTGAGATAGCTTATTGAAAGATGACTAGCAGTAAGTTTTATGAACCTACAAGACTACAAACATTATTTAGTGTGAGGAGCAAGGGTGTGAATTGATCCTTCGCATGATTAAAAGGGAATGTGAGTACCATCGACAATGGAAATATGCATCTCTGGGTGATGAGAAAACGTGGAATAGGATCTTCTTGCTGAGATGAAATCCAGCATCAAGAAACCAAAAATATGATAAAAGCCATACCTGAAACCAATGGAGCAATAGCAAGGCATAATAAAGCAGAGTCCATAGAAGACTAGAGTGGACATTCACTGGATCATAGATATGATGACATGAGGGGAGAATTTGAGCAGAACAATCGGAGTAAAATAACAGCATAAATTTTTTATCTAATGGaaaagttatatatatacatatatataaacaAATTACTACAGATTGGACAATAGCTAATGAAGCTACCTGTTGGAATTATATCTGCCAGTACAAGCAGGAAGTAGCACACTAGGAAGATTGTCCGATGCACACACAAAGCTTATAAAATTGGGTCGTCCAAGTGTTTTTTCCTCATCAGATCAATATGTACCTTTCATATTAGGTTGTTCATTATGATCCTTCAGAAATGTTCACTAGTTTATACATGTTTTTAAATCTTGACCGGTAATGTGTATCATCCATTAATTTATTTGCTCGTCAACATCATTCTTCAACTTCAGAAAATATGCCATTAGAGTTGCGTTGGTTAGTACATGGTAGTTTATGGAGTGGTCTTGAGCCATATGCTTTTGTGGGATTTATAACTTTATAACAACTGTTATGTTCAATTTAGGTCTTTTGGTGTCAGTTTGGGATGAGATGATGACAATCAAGTTTCTGTATGAAGGATGTTGGATGATCGATCCCTCGTTGAGGTTTCTTATTGAGTCCTTATGGATTTCCAACCTTCTTCTGGCACTGCAATGCTTGTTCCAATAGAGAACTCAAGACATCAATAGCCAAGTTATGGGTTGGAAAAATGATAACCACCACATTGTATCCATATGTACACACATCTGCCTTTCCCTCTATAATTAGTCACTATCTTTGACC from Zingiber officinale cultivar Zhangliang chromosome 6B, Zo_v1.1, whole genome shotgun sequence carries:
- the LOC121992872 gene encoding protein TRANSPARENT TESTA GLABRA 1-like — encoded protein: MASKAQESPLNPNVFTLDSPHPVYAMAFSSSTAASSPRLALGSFLEEYGNRVELVGFDDDALAFRPEPALSFDHPYPPTKLMFHPLTIPLLASASDSLRIWHVGSDATDLRSLLDSSKSSGYCAPLTSFDWNDLEPRRIGTSSIDTTCTIWDVDRGVIETQLIAHDKEVYDIAWGEAGVFASVSADGSVRIFDLRDKEHSTIIYESLRPDTPLLRLAWNKIDRCYMAVTMMDSNRVVVLDIRYPTAPVAELQKHRASVNAIAWAPQAARHICSAGDDGQALIWELPAAAAGSGSSTAATTAVAPEGIDPVLVYPAGSEINQLQWSAAHPDWIGIAFSNKVQLLRV